From the Trifolium pratense cultivar HEN17-A07 linkage group LG4, ARS_RC_1.1, whole genome shotgun sequence genome, the window CAAACACTGATGCTCCAACAAACAGTGATTGTAAAAGATTGCTCATTCTTTGCTCATTTACTCTAACAGGCAAACATGCATCAATATGCTTCTCAAGGTCAAATGTGTCGTTCTTGTTTTCTCCTTTATCTTCACCTTTTAGGACAACATCTTTTAAGTTCTCTAATTCTCTTTCCACAAAAGTCTGCAAGTTAATCATGTTTGGGACCAATAAATTATGTAGCACCGCCACTTTAAATTGAAGGTGTGTCTGGTGTTTAACACACCGACATATGTGGATACATTTAAtgactttcatttttttttaaataattatcgGTGATGTGTGAGTGTCAGTGTTAGTTTCGTGTCAGTTGTTCATCCATGTGTCAATGTTTCATAGCCAATAATTAACTCCAATGGTGTTTGGTGTCCAACATTGACACGACACCAACACAAGTAATTTATATTCAATCACTtccatttttcaaattattaccaATGACATCGTGTTTAGTTTCCATGCCTGTGTCGGTGCTTTATAGCCAAATACTATTAGAAAACTTACAACCGGGCTGCTGTCCATTTCTACAAACACTGCTTGCATCTTTCCATAGATTTCAGAGTTGCTAGCTTTCTTTTTTATGCTTTCCTTGGCACTTTCAACCATCTTTCTTCTCATCATctacaattaataaattacttcACCAAACTACCAACTTTTGAACAACTTTCTCTCCAATTATTTACCAAAAAACTATAATAGTCATTCACCTACCAGACCCTTAAGAATTGCAAGGCTCTTAGTGTGCATAGGTGATTGAGGTAGAACACCATTTGAAGGAGGCAAGCCAAGTAGTCCACAAATCAAAGTCTGAAATATTTTAGCATTAGTGATGAGATTCATAATTATACACATACTACCATGAATCATGAATATATACACATACCATGAATCCTAGTAAGAATATGTCATAATGGTATGCAGAAGGTTTCTTGAGATTGAATTCCTTTTGTTGTGCCATCCCAGAAGCAACACTATGATCAAAGAAGTAAAGTCCTGCTACCATCAATGCAGGTATAAAAGCAGCAAAAATATATGTTGGAGAAACCCTTCCCATGTCCTGTTGAACATAGATAAGGTCTGATTAGAGTTTATAGATAGTGGCACCCCCTACCTTACAAGATGGTTTTGTAAGGATAGATTAGACCTAATATAAAATTCAGGGCCAGCTCTCCACCAGGGCAAATAGGCTTTCAGCTCGGGCCTCCATAAAATAGGGGCCTTAAATTTTCTATTAATAGTGTAGTATAATAGGTTCAATCCAAACAATCATGAGAAAAAAAGAACGATGGAAAACAGGCCAAAAACAGGCCCAATGCACCAATTTGATTGGGCCGGCCCTGATAAAATCTAATATGATATCAAAGTCTATTAATCCGAACCATTGACCAAATTCCACACACCAAGACCAATAATGTAGGGCGTCAGGGGTGCATTGAGAAGAACcataaacttattttaatagaaaaaatcTCCTAAGTTAAAAGAAAATCCAAACTAGGATTTAGTTCAATATGAATTACTTTAATGACTGTCCAATGGTGTAAAGATGTAGATTCCCAAGCCAGTGGAGCAATTAGTCTTCTTGGAATTTCAGAAGGTAGTTTTGTTGGCACTAAGAATGACACAGCTGTCCATACTACCACCATGAAAGGCACACCATAGTCTGCAATGAAGCTTCTCAACCAACCTATCCAATAAACAAGACCATGTCATATATACTTCATAACTATCAAACACCGACACAAAGTGGTTGAATGCAATCACATATGTCAATGTCGTGTTGGTGTCTGACACGTTGGACATATCTTTAATATGAAGTGTCGGTACTACATAGCTTAGcgattataaaaaattagtttttatcaATTATGCCTTAACTCAAATCTATCATAATAACAAACCTGTCCCATATAACCATGATCTGGCTCTTATGCTCTTCAATGCTGTATACAGAAGGCCAAATGTGAATATAATACCTAATAAGCCATTCACATAAAGCCAATGAAATTGGTTGTGCTCTAATATTGAGTTTTCATTTTTAGGAGCACTAAACTCTTTTATCATTCCCTGCATTATTTTCAGTAAACTTGTATTAGACTCCTTTTCatgcaaaatcatttttatttttatttatcttgaGTTGAGATTTCAGTCACAGAATAACTAACCTTAATAGCCTCTTGAATGAACAAAACTGAAATCAGCATTCCAAAAAGCTCTTCAGCAACCCTTGTAAATCTGTTGATGATATTGCCAGCATTGAATATTGCTAGGAGAAACAGTAACAGAGAACTCCATACACAAACCCTGAGATAATTTAGGCTATGGTTTAACTTGCATTGTTTGTGCTAATCAGCTTAAGTAAGCGCTTATAGCATAAAAGCTTATCATAAGTGctattgtataagttgtttaCGTTTGGATTTACTTATTTGAGTCGGTCTGTCATTACTACTTGTGAAATTATTCGGGAAACCCTAAGTAAAtggcttatgacatgtccataaagtattttcagcttattttcataagttttcaaaGATAGCTTGTGAAACAATTTATAACATCGTTGAATTTGTGAAATTTAGGCAAATAGAAGAGAGAATAACAAAGAGCTCCGAATATTATCGACAATGACAGAAAAAAATAGTATGTTATAAAAGACTCGATACTAATCCATATTTATTGGTAGGGGCCGGCCACCGGGGAGCGTGGCCCgattcaaaattttcatttttttaataggtATAAATATACACAATATTGTCATGTAGCACTGTTGTAGCCTCTGTATCTGGAGTTCAACTCTTGTTGGCAAAGTAGATGTAGATAATTTAATGGAAAATACAAAACTAACacttactccctccgtcacaaattataagggaaaaaagcccattttatttgtcccaaattataagagaaaaaatcattttcaagaatgtttttttccttattttcataaaattaaatgcaaattgcatttaatttcttctctctctcattttctcaataaacaacaaccaataaaaattgtttttacatcttcctatgcaacttattccaatgaaaacccataaaaacataCCTCAAATttttcatgttttactttttcttaataagtgtgatttttttattttcccttataatttgggacggagggagtattttattagttttaaattataaaaattgaacttttttttatccaaaaaggAAAGGTGCGCACTATTAGCTTACAACTTCATATTTTTAGGTGAGTGTAAACTGATAGacccttataaaaaatatcaagcTTCGCCACATGCCACCCGAAGATTTTAGTTCTGCCACtatttataacaataataaaaaaaagtaaataaaaa encodes:
- the LOC123921577 gene encoding boron transporter 4-like isoform X1, whose translation is MKCLKSPFKGIVSDIRGRAQCYKDDWTCALCSGIGILAPTTYIFFASALPVIAFGEQLNRDTDGRLSTVETLASTAICGMIHSIIGGQPLLIVGVAEPTIIMYTYLYNFAKNKDGLGQELFLAWAGWVCVWSSLLLFLLAIFNAGNIINRFTRVAEELFGMLISVLFIQEAIKGMIKEFSAPKNENSILEHNQFHWLYVNGLLGIIFTFGLLYTALKSIRARSWLYGTGWLRSFIADYGVPFMVVVWTAVSFLVPTKLPSEIPRRLIAPLAWESTSLHHWTVIKDMGRVSPTYIFAAFIPALMVAGLYFFDHSVASGMAQQKEFNLKKPSAYHYDIFLLGFMTLICGLLGLPPSNGVLPQSPMHTKSLAILKGLMMRRKMVESAKESIKKKASNSEIYGKMQAVFVEMDSSPVTFVERELENLKDVVLKGEDKGENKNDTFDLEKHIDACLPVRVNEQRMSNLLQSLFVGASVFAMPLIKKIPTSVLWGYFAYMAIDSLPGNQFWERILLLFVTPSRWFKLLEGPHASFVESVPIRYIVFFTIFQCVYFLVCFGVTWIPIAGILFPLPFFLLILVRQYILPKLFSPHHLRELDAAEYEEIVGAPRLSLSQIDSPSFGSMEVSDSEILDELTTSRGELKVRTLSFREEKHGQPAGDLS
- the LOC123921577 gene encoding boron transporter 4-like isoform X2, which gives rise to MKCLKSPFKGIVSDIRGRAQCYKDDWTCALCSGIGILAPTTYIFFASALPVIAFGEQLNRDTDGRLSTVETLASTAICGMIHSIIGGQPLLIVGVAEPTIIMYTYLYNFAKNKDGLGQELFLAWAGWVCVWSSLLLFLLAIFNAGNIINRFTRVAEELFGMLISVLFIQEAIKGMIKEFSAPKNENSILEHNQFHWLYVNGLLGIIFTFGLLYTALKSIRARSWLYGTGWLRSFIADYGVPFMVVVWTAVSFLVPTKLPSEIPRRLIAPLAWESTSLHHWTVIKDMGRVSPTYIFAAFIPALMVAGLYFFDHSVASGMAQQKEFNLKKPSAYHYDIFLLGFMTLICGLLGLPPSNGVLPQSPMHTKSLAILKGLMMRRKMVESAKESIKKKASNSEIYGKMQAVFVEMDSSPVTFVERELENLKDVVLKGEDKGENKNDTFDLEKHIDACLPVRVNEQRMSNLLQSLFVGASVFAMPLIKKIPTSVLWGYFAYMAIDSLPGNQFWERILLLFVTPSRWFKLLEGPHASFVESVPIRYIVFFTIFQCVYFLVCFGVTWIPIAGILFPLPFFLLILVRQYILPKLFSPHHLRELDAAEYEEIVGAPRLSLSIDSPSFGSMEVSDSEILDELTTSRGELKVRTLSFREEKHGQPAGDLS